From the genome of Emys orbicularis isolate rEmyOrb1 chromosome 17, rEmyOrb1.hap1, whole genome shotgun sequence, one region includes:
- the LOC135891051 gene encoding protein FAM170B-like, which translates to MLHSQGLPAEAPETNPGAAQEGSESQRSGESPPRQGVSAGSSVPGETAEQGVSASAGPRDPNQQTSTATSVTSHSSTRGVQPAASNRLCAQPPEDPPGAGVKRKRSARVREAEGEGEEKSLFYMKIRAVNGVSVAWETGAGFGTIRKRPRIFKANYSGGESFAGSDLSSSHTRSELGDVDPEAESGAGGPAEEAPQQPMGAPPEWLLTPEQGLRCLACCRVFPSLEALTQHVKQGLREGFSCRVYYRVLGQLRAGEPPRKRRRRGGRECSKCGGEIRRPRKAAR; encoded by the coding sequence AGTCGCAGAGATCAGGGGAGTCGCCCCCTCGTCAGGGGGTCTCTGCCGGGAGCTCCGTTCCTGGGGAAACGGCGGAGCAGGGGGTCTCTGCCTCTGCAGGCCCCAGGGACCCAAACCAGCAGACCTCCACGGCCACATCCGTCACCAGCCACTCCTCCACCCGCGGCGTGCAGCCTGCGGCCTCCAACCGCCTGTGTGCACAGCCCCCAGAGGATCCACCCGGCGCGGGCGTGAAGAGAAAGCGCTCGGCACGTGTCAGAGAGgccgagggggagggagaagaaaagtcCCTGTTCTACATGAAGATCAGGGCCGTGAACGGCGTCTCGGTAGCCTGGGAGACTGGGGCTGGCTTTGGAACCATTAGGAAGCGCCCCCGCATCTTTAAGGCGAATTACAGCGGAGGAGAAAGCTTTGCCGGCTCGGACCTGAGCAGCTCCCACACCAGGTCCGAGCTGGGGGACGTGGACCCCGAGGCAGAGAGCGGCGCGGGGGGGCCAGCAGAGGAGGCTCCGCAGCAGCCGATGGGAGCGCCCCCTGAGTGGCTCCTCACCCCCGAGCAGGGCCTGCGCTGCCTGGCCTGCTGCcgagtcttccccagcctggaggccCTGACCCAGCATGTGAAGCAGGGGCTGCGCGAAGGCTTCAGCTGCCGCGTCTACTACCGGGTGCTGGGGCAGCTCAGGGCGGGAGAGCCGCCCCGGAAGAGACGGCGACGTGGGGGCCGCGAGTGCAGCAAGTGTGGGGGAGAGATACGGCGCCCACGCAAGGCTGCCAGATAG